Below is a window of Escherichia coli DSM 30083 = JCM 1649 = ATCC 11775 DNA.
TCAGTAAAGAAGTCCTGAGTAAACACGTTGACGTTGAATACCGCTTCTCTGCCGAGCCTTATATTGGTGCCTCATGCAGTAATGTGTCAGTTTTATCTATGTTATGCCTGCGGGCGAAGAAAACAATCTAAGGAATTTTTCAAATGGCAAAGATTAAAGGTCAGGTTAAGTGGTTCAACGAGTCTAAAGGTTTTGGCTTCATTACTCCGGCTGATGGCAGCAAAGATGTGTTCGTACACTTCTCCGCTATCCAGGGTAATGGTTTCAAAACTCTGGCTGAAGGTCAGAACGTTGAGTTCGAAATTCAGGACGGTCAGAAAGGTCCGGCAGCTGTTAACGTAACAGCTATCTGATCGAATCCACTGATCTGAAGTGTGAATACGCTTCAATCTCGCTATAAAGCCTCGTCGAATGCGAGGCTTTTTACTTTGTTTTATCTTCGCTCCAGTCGTTCGGATATTTGCCCGCCGCATGATTCGCGTTACACTTGCGGCCTTTAGTATCCTGCCGGAGTTGTCATGTCGTTTTCCTGTCCACTTTGCCATCAGCCTCTTTCGCGTGAAAAAAACAGCTATATCTGTCCCCAGCGACATCAGTTTGATATGGCGAAAGAAGGGTATGTCAATCTGCTGCCCGTTCAGCATAAACGGTCTCGTGATCCGGGCGACAGCGCGGAAATGATGCAAGCACGCCGCGCATTCTTAGATGCCGGACATTATCAGCCGCTGCGTGATGCAATTGTCGGCCAATTGCGGGAACGGCTTGATGAAAAGGCCGCGGCGGTGCTGGATATTGGCTGTGGTGAAGGGTATTACACACACGCATTTGCTGATGCGTTGCCCGAAATCACCACGTTTGGCCTGGATGTCTCGAAGGTAGCGATAAAAGCGGCGGCGAAACGCTATCCGCAGGTCACTTTTTGTGTCGCTTCCAGCCACCGTTTGCCGTTCTCCGATACCAGTATGGACGCCATAATACGTAT
It encodes the following:
- the yobF gene encoding DUF2627 domain-containing protein, whose translation is MCGIFSKEVLSKHVDVEYRFSAEPYIGASCSNVSVLSMLCLRAKKTI
- the cspE gene encoding transcription antiterminator/RNA stability regulator CspE — encoded protein: MAKIKGQVKWFNESKGFGFITPADGSKDVFVHFSAIQGNGFKTLAEGQNVEFEIQDGQKGPAAVNVTAI
- the rlmA gene encoding 23S rRNA (guanine(745)-N(1))-methyltransferase — encoded protein: MSFSCPLCHQPLSREKNSYICPQRHQFDMAKEGYVNLLPVQHKRSRDPGDSAEMMQARRAFLDAGHYQPLRDAIVGQLRERLDEKAAAVLDIGCGEGYYTHAFADALPEITTFGLDVSKVAIKAAAKRYPQVTFCVASSHRLPFSDTSMDAIIRIYAPCKAEELVRVVKPGGWVITATPGPRHLIELKGLIYNEVHLHAPHAEQLKGFTLQQSDELCYLMRLRGDEAVALLQMTPFAWRAKPEVWQALAAKEVFDCQTDFNIHLWQRSY